A region of Fibrobacter succinogenes subsp. succinogenes S85 DNA encodes the following proteins:
- a CDS encoding NAD(P)/FAD-dependent oxidoreductase produces the protein MADILILGHGPAGVSAALYGLRAGLEVQLVGKDVGALAKAHKIENYFGLEKPLTGAELAEVGKKQAIALGAQIVDDEVTDLMFDGFGFVATGLNGTYRGKVCLMATGSARKKTPLPGMAEMEGHGVSYCAVCDAFFYRKKDVAVLGSGEYALHEATELLSVVNSVTLLTNGAELTAKFPESVKIETRKITGLKGAGQFEGVKFDDGLEANFDGMFVAMGSANATDLALKAGAAFDAGKLVLDKDFQTTVPGLFAAGDCTGGTLQVAVAVGEGAIAGLAAIKYLREHRE, from the coding sequence ATGGCTGATATATTGATTTTGGGGCATGGACCGGCCGGTGTCTCGGCTGCCCTTTATGGTCTTCGTGCTGGACTTGAGGTTCAGCTTGTGGGTAAGGATGTAGGCGCGCTTGCAAAGGCCCACAAAATTGAAAATTATTTTGGTCTTGAAAAACCACTCACGGGAGCTGAACTTGCCGAAGTCGGTAAGAAACAGGCAATTGCTCTTGGTGCGCAAATCGTGGACGATGAGGTAACGGACCTCATGTTTGACGGTTTTGGGTTTGTCGCGACGGGCTTGAATGGTACGTATCGCGGCAAGGTTTGCTTGATGGCAACAGGCTCTGCCCGCAAGAAGACCCCGCTCCCAGGAATGGCCGAAATGGAAGGCCACGGCGTGAGTTATTGCGCTGTTTGCGATGCATTCTTTTATCGTAAAAAGGATGTGGCTGTGCTTGGCTCGGGCGAGTATGCGTTGCATGAAGCGACTGAACTTTTGTCTGTAGTCAACAGCGTAACACTCTTGACGAACGGTGCTGAGCTCACAGCGAAATTCCCTGAAAGCGTGAAGATTGAAACCCGTAAGATTACGGGGCTCAAGGGCGCTGGGCAATTTGAAGGCGTGAAGTTTGACGATGGCCTTGAAGCCAATTTTGACGGCATGTTCGTCGCTATGGGTAGCGCGAATGCAACTGATTTGGCTTTGAAAGCTGGCGCTGCGTTCGATGCTGGAAAGCTCGTGCTCGATAAGGATTTCCAGACAACAGTTCCGGGTCTCTTTGCTGCAGGCGACTGCACGGGTGGCACTCTCCAGGTGGCTGTAGCTGTGGGCGAAGGCGCTATTGCGGGACTTGCTGCGATTAAGTACCTTAGAGAACATAGGGAGTAA
- a CDS encoding glycosyl hydrolase family 8, translated as MLQRYPTRDLFVEAGYGPNFADQLIQNAYSKLFEGDPIDERIYFEASDDMAYIIDIGHDDIRSEGMSYGMFIAALTDHEVTFDKLWNFSKRFVRNNDGPHKGYFSWQVNTTDFSMMDPGAAPDSEEYFAAALLIAAKRFNREDLLNDAKELIHDIKYKPQNELVGPIIDPERKLIKFSPVLGNDFTDPSYHTMAFYRMFAEATGDESWLEVAQASIEFLQKAAHPVTGLCADYAEYDGTPKAMPWFPESNNFSGDAWRVALNLSLDYAIFHGHESEKEICERILHFFQNCTPYLSDYSVDGGPYPHQGRNATPGLIAMNAAATQVLPVDDPRITPFVRRLAALSVPYRFWRYYDGMLYLIGLLATAGKITL; from the coding sequence ATGTTGCAACGCTACCCGACGCGAGATTTATTTGTTGAAGCTGGATATGGTCCCAATTTTGCGGACCAGCTTATTCAGAATGCCTATAGCAAACTTTTTGAGGGCGATCCGATCGACGAGCGCATCTACTTTGAAGCGTCCGACGACATGGCATACATCATCGACATTGGGCACGACGACATCCGTTCTGAAGGCATGAGCTATGGCATGTTCATTGCCGCGCTGACCGACCACGAAGTCACGTTCGACAAGCTCTGGAACTTTTCCAAGCGTTTTGTCCGCAACAACGATGGTCCGCACAAAGGATATTTTTCATGGCAAGTCAACACGACCGACTTTTCCATGATGGACCCAGGCGCAGCTCCTGATAGCGAAGAATACTTTGCAGCAGCCCTCCTTATCGCCGCAAAGAGATTCAACCGCGAAGACCTCCTCAACGATGCCAAAGAGCTCATCCATGATATCAAGTACAAACCGCAGAACGAACTTGTAGGCCCGATTATCGATCCGGAACGCAAGCTCATCAAGTTCTCCCCCGTTCTCGGCAACGACTTTACCGACCCAAGTTACCACACAATGGCATTCTACCGCATGTTCGCCGAAGCAACAGGCGATGAATCCTGGCTTGAAGTCGCACAGGCGAGCATTGAATTTTTGCAGAAGGCGGCCCACCCGGTCACCGGTCTTTGCGCTGACTATGCCGAATACGACGGCACACCAAAGGCCATGCCTTGGTTCCCCGAAAGCAACAACTTTAGCGGAGACGCATGGCGCGTTGCGCTCAACTTGAGCCTCGACTATGCCATCTTCCACGGACACGAAAGCGAAAAAGAAATCTGCGAACGCATCTTGCACTTCTTCCAGAACTGCACACCGTACCTCTCCGACTACTCCGTCGACGGAGGTCCGTATCCGCATCAAGGCAGAAACGCGACGCCAGGGCTTATCGCCATGAACGCAGCAGCCACGCAAGTGCTCCCGGTCGATGACCCGCGCATTACGCCGTTTGTCAGGCGCCTTGCAGCGCTCTCCGTGCCCTATCGTTTTTGGCGCTACTATGACGGGATGTTGTACTTAATCGGATTACTCGCCACCGCGGGAAAAATCACACTCTAA